From a single Nakaseomyces glabratus chromosome F, complete sequence genomic region:
- the MEF1 gene encoding Mef1p (CAGL0F01529g~Ortholog(s) have role in mitochondrial translation and cytosol, mitochondrion localization), whose product MLLVPRVPVVMQGKCGLLKISRPLQGSLSRGFHFSRAHRSEYDEEKVVIDEINKKLTPVDIQNQQKLRNIGISAHIDSGKTTFTERVLYYTKRIKEIHEVRGRDNVGATMDFMDLEREKGITIQSAATYCSWDKDKNSYHFNLIDTPGHIDFTIEVERALRVLDGAVLVVCAVSGVQSQTVTVDRQMRRYNVPRVTFINKMDRMGANPFKAIEQLNSKLKLPAAAVQVPIGAESELKGVVDLLDMKAYYNKGDNGEIIESGPIPEELKSLAEEKRQVLIETLADVDEHMAEIFLEEKEPTIQEMKDAIRRATIARKFTPVLMGSALANTGVQHVLDAIVDYLPNPSEVLNTGLDIAHEEAKVNLIPSVQQPFVGLAFKLEEGKYGQLTYIRVYQGRLKKGSYITNVKTGKKVKVSRLVRMHSNEMEDVDEVGSGEICATFGIDCSSGDTFSDGTLQYSMSSMFVPDAVVSLSITPKSKDSTNFSKALNRFQKEDPTFRVRFDPESKETVISGMGELHLEIYVERMKREYNVECITGKPQVSYRESITIPSEFDYTHKKQSGGAGQYARIIGDLSPVEGGNKSNVFETHVVGGRIPDKYLSACAKGFDEACERGPLIGHKVLNVKMLINDGAIHSVDSNELAFKVATLTAFRDAFLKAQPVIMEPIMIVSVTSPNEFQGNVIGLLNKLQAVIQETDNGHDEFTLRAECSLSTMFGFASSLRASTQGKGEFSLEFSHYAPTAPHVQKELIAEFQKKQKK is encoded by the coding sequence ATGCTTCTGGTACCTAGGGTTCCCGTGGTGATGCAGGGCAAGTGTGGCCTTCTGAAGATAAGCAGACCTTTGCAAGGGAGCTTGTCCAGAGGGTTCCACTTCTCCAGAGCTCACAGAAGTGAGTACGACGAGGAGAAAGTGGTTATagatgaaataaataagaaGCTGACCCCCGTTGATATACAAAACCAGCAAAAGCTGCGTAACATTGGTATTTCCGCACATATTGATTCGGGTAAGACCACTTTTACTGAAAGAGTGCTATACTATACCAAGAGGATCAAGGAGATTCATGAAGTGAGAGGCCGTGATAACGTCGGTGCTACTATGGACTTCATGGACttagaaagagaaaaaggTATTACCATTCAGTCCGCTGCCACTTACTGTTCCTGggacaaggacaagaatAGCTACCATTTCAACTTGATCGACACTCCAGGTCACATTGATTTCACTATCGAAGTCGAAAGAGCTTTGAGAGTACTGGATGGTGCTGTCCTTGTTGTCTGTGCTGTGTCAGGTGTCCAGTCCCAAACTGTGACTGTGGACCGTCAAATGCGTAGATACAATGTCCCAAGAGTCACTTTCATTAACAAGATGGACCGTATGGGTGCTAATCCTTTCAAAGCTATTGAACAACTGAATTCTAAATTAAAACTACCGGCTGCCGCTGTTCAGGTTCCTATCGGAGCTGAATCAGAGCTGAAAGGTGTTGTCGATTTACTGGATATGAAGGCTTACTATAACAAGGGGGATAACGGTGAAATAATCGAGAGTGGTCCAATTCCTGAAGAGTTGAAATCACTTgcagaagaaaagagacAAGTTTTGATCGAAACATTGGCCGATGTTGACGAACATATGGCAGAGATCTTCTTAGAAGAGAAGGAACCAACCATCCAAGAAATGAAAGATGCTATCCGTAGAGCAACCATTGCCAGAAAATTCACTCCTGTATTGATGGGTTCTGCTCTAGCTAACACTGGTGTACAACACGTTTTGGATGCCATTGTGGACTACTTACCAAATCCATCTGAAGTTTTGAATACTGGTTTAGATATCGCACATGAAGAAGCGAAAGTCAACTTGATCCCCTCTGTTCAACAACCATTTGTCGGCTTAGCATTCAAGCTTGAAGAAGGTAAATATGGTCAGTTAACCTATATTCGTGTCTACCAGGGTCGTTTGAAGAAGGGTAGTTATATCACTAACGTTAAAACTGGTAAGAAGGTGAAGGTTTCCAGACTAGTGAGAATGCACTCCAATGAGATGGAAGATGTTGATGAGGTTGGCTCTGGTGAAATTTGTGCCACATTTGGTATCGACTGTTCTTCTGGTGATACTTTCAGTGACGGTACCTTACAATATTCTATGTCTTCAATGTTTGTCCCTGATGCTGTGGTTTCCCTATCTATCACACCAAAGAGTAAGGACTCCaccaatttttcaaaagctcTGAATAGATTCCAAAAAGAAGATCCAACATTTAGAGTTAGATTTGACCCTGAATCTAAGGAGACCGTCATTTCTGGTATGGGTGAATTGCACTTAGAAATTTATGTTGAAAGAATGAAGCGTGAATATAACGTGGAATGTATTACTGGTAAACCTCAAGTGTCCTATAGAGAATCTATAACTATTCCTAGCGAATTTGACTACACTCACAAGAAACAGTCTGGTGGTGCAGGTCAATACGCCAGAATCATTGGTGATTTATCTCCAGTTGAAGGAGGTAATAAATCTAATGTATTTGAGACCCATGTTGTTGGTGGTCGTATCCCTGACAAATATCTATCTGCCTGTGCCAAGGGATTTGATGAAGCTTGCGAAAGGGGTCCTTTAATTGGTCATAAAGTCTTGAATGTCAAGATGTTGATCAATGATGGTGCCATTCACTCAGTCGACTCTAACGAACTTGCTTTCAAGGTTGCTACTTTAACTGCTTTCCGTGACGCATTCCTAAAAGCTCAACCGGTTATTATGGAACCTATTATGATAGTTTCAGTAACTTCACCAAATGAATTCCAAGGTAATGTCATTGGCTTGCTAAATAAGCTACAAGCCGTTATACAAGAAACTGACAATGGCCACGACGAATTTACCTTGAGGGCCGAATGCTCATTGAGTACTATGTTTGGCTTTGCAAGTTCATTAAGAGCTTCTACACAAGGTAAGGGTGAATTCTCTCTAGAATTCAGCCATTACGCTCCTACAGCTCCTCATGTTCAGAAAGAGTTGATAGCTGAATtccaaaagaaacaaaagaaatag
- the FYV7 gene encoding Fyv7p (CAGL0F01551g~Ortholog(s) have role in maturation of SSU-rRNA from tricistronic rRNA transcript (SSU-rRNA, 5.8S rRNA, LSU-rRNA) and nucleolus localization), translating to MAEFGRNKKSNGKKFTKEYKVKAIQQNITRKARLKKEYLKALKEEGYAVPEKETSRREVNVKKLKEDKRLEGKKKIDEKKELKKQRKREQREKLEERRRKEEEKVKIIRQKEQEREQKRRKMTKRTRSGQPLMAPKIEDLLSKIKNDDTYTL from the coding sequence ATGGCGGAATTTGGTAGAAATAAGAAGAGTAATGGTAAAAAGTTTACCAAAGAGTACAAAGTCAAGGCTATTCAGCAGAATATTACTAGGAAAGCCAGATTAAAGAAAGAGTATCTGAAAGCCTTAAAAGAGGAAGGTTATGCAGTGCCTGAGAAGGAAACCTCCCGCAGAGAGGTTAATGTTAAGAAGCTAAAAGAGGATAAGAGATTAGAaggtaagaagaagatagatgagaagaaagaacttAAGAAGCAAAGGAAGAGGGAACAAAGAGAGAAGCTAGAAGAGCGTAGGAggaaagaggaagaaaaggTCAAGATAATAAGACAAAAGGAGCAAGAGAGAGAGCAGAAGAGGCGAAAGATGACTAAGAGAACGAGATCCGGTCAACCTTTGATGGCTCCAAAAATTGAGGATCTTCTATCAAAGATTAAGAACGATGATACATATACCTTGTAA